In one window of Nothobranchius furzeri strain GRZ-AD chromosome 11, NfurGRZ-RIMD1, whole genome shotgun sequence DNA:
- the sync gene encoding golgin subfamily A member 6-like protein 25, translating to MENKEEDVSPTGFQTLFIREDKGDSDEINVEQKERKEPPSGLPERQLKQSSLVNPYLQEMDDLLRSCEELTDVPFGSCHSAGYRETRLSSSQVGEEVRMKRYQETCTAPHAYLSTSYIDTNMEDAEREMAPGQGFGELMDKCQVYQQTEMPLSSAGTKLSATMVEYEGQLLGMLAMHESCMEEAGMDFELQDLAADLGQEYVHISKSPHRYQGTTLVPVKQESLPELESLQVQSKLCVDGSKAQENEGTQKRPHTDPGDMFKERTGMNGDGTELDVDEEIPELWADLKTLGALGSQMEDCIEEVQLLQRRRKDLLVEVLQLRGHKEQEDEKGRSQDIEDTEQWIDSKITELMNVFKKEEEVRREERKREVYSLREERAEEERKLWKANLERQGVQEELRRLKRRLFAVARDGGFSQAAGNHHRREVELLKREEEKLNSLVLQLTEESLQLRSAHGKQLLDARAKLHATTSSQTSNTQEELMECRRNSCGDIQQYLQSELKSLEDRYEPMLLVLLKRRETTAAALVKAREQGQELRGQLGPLREQIQKLKLEKVCCEEKIKLATVRRWEDVGRYKEAVFSLEEQSRELKAELNIQRRKTKEMEMMRENLTKQLLLHRAATKSHNIIDQEEKT from the exons ATGGAAAACAAGGAGGAGGACGTTTCACCCACTGGATTTCAGACACTCTTTATCAGAGAGGACAAAGGGGATTCAGATGAGATTAACGTGGAACAAAAAGAGAGGAAAGAACCCCCATCAGGCCTCCCAGAAAGGCAGTTAAAACAATCATCGTTGGTGAATCCGTACCTGCAGGAGATGGATGACTTGCTAAGAAGCTGTGAGGAGCTTACAGATGTTCCCTTTGGCTCGTGTCACTCAGCAGGTTACAGAGAAACACGTCTGAGCAGCAGTCAGGTCGGAGAGGAGGTTAGGATGAAACGTTATCAAGAAACCTGCACAGCTCCCCATGCCTACCTGTCCACCAGCTACATAGACACAAACATGGAGGATGCAGAAAGAGAGATGGCCCCAGGCCAAGGTTTTGGTGAACTTATGGACAAGTGTCAGGTTTACCAGCAAACAGAGATGCCTCTTTCCTCAGCTGGTACCAAACTCAGCGCCACCATGGTGGAGTACGAGGGCCAGCTGTTGGGGATGTTGGCTATGCATGAAAGCTGCATGGAAGAAGCTGGCATGGACTTTGAGCTTCAAGATCTGGCAGCAGATTTAGGCCAAGAGTACGTACACATCAGTAAGAGCCCACACCGCTATCAAGGTACCACACTGGTGCCAGTTAAGCAAGAGAGCCTGCCAGAGCTGGAGAGCCTTCAGGTTCAGTCAAAACTCTGCGTGGATGGAAGTAAAGCTCAAGAGAATGAAGGAACTCAGAAGAGACCCCACACAGATCCAGGAGACATGTTCAAGGAGAGGACAGGAATGAACGGAGATGGAACAGAGTTAGACGTGGATGAAGAGATACCTGAGCTCTGGGCTGACCTCAAAACATTAGGAGCTCTGGGGTCTCAGATGGAGGACTGCATAGAGGAGGTCCAACTGCTACAGAGAAGAAGGAAGGACCTTCTGGTGGAGGTTCTACAGCTGAGAGGCCATAAAGAACAAGAAGACGAAAAGGGAAGAAGCCAGGATATAGAAGACACTGAACAGTGGATTGACAGCAAAATTACAGAGCTGATGAATGTTTTCAAGAAAGAGGAGGAGGTGAGACgggaggagaggaagagggaggtgTACAGTCTCAGAGAAGAGCgggcagaggaggagaggaaGCTCTGGAAGGCAAACCTGGAGAGACAGGGTGTTCAAGAGGAGCTCAGGAGGCTGAAGAGGAGGCTGTTTGCTGTAGCTAGAGATGGTGGTTTCAGTCAAGCAGCTGGGAACCATCATCGCCGTGAGGTGGAGCTTCTGAAGAGAGAGGAG GAAAAACTCAATTCCCTGGTGCTCCAGCTGACAGAAGAGAGCCTCCAGCTGCGGTCAGCCCATGGAAAACAGCTTTTAGATGCACGGGCAAAGCTTCACGCTACAACCTCCAGCCAGACCTCCAACACccaggaggagctgatggagtGCAGGAGGAATTCCTGTGGGGACATCCAGCAGTATCTGCAGAGTGAACTCAAGTCACTGGAGGACAG GTATGAGCCCATGTTGCTGGTGCTGTTAAAGAGGAGGGAGACCACCGCTGCTGCACTGGTGAAAGCTAGAGAACAGGGTCAGGAGCTGAGAGGCCAGCTGGGACCCCTCAGGGAGCAGATCCAGAAACTCAAACTAGAGAAGGTTTGTTGTGAGGAGAAAATCAAACTGGCCACGGTGCGGAGGTGGGAGGATGTGGGCCGCTACAAG GAAGCTGTGTTTTCTCTGGAAGAGCAAAGCAGAGAGCTGAAGGCTGAGCTGAATATTCagaggagaaaaacaaaagaaatggAGATGATGAGGGAGAACCTTACAAAGCAACTCCTTCTTCACCG GGCAGCAACTAAGAGCCATAACATAATCGATCAGGAGGAGAAAACATGA